A genomic segment from Glycine soja cultivar W05 chromosome 18, ASM419377v2, whole genome shotgun sequence encodes:
- the LOC114394793 gene encoding uncharacterized protein LOC114394793 produces the protein MWRTYMLPDNNNRRGEYAGAAIWGSSPSIDVKRNHVYIGTGNLYSAPLHIRQCRERQNNRTEPTQPDECIEPDNHSNSILALDLDSGKIRWYRQCGGFDIFFLACINASAPNCPPRGLWQDADFGEAPMMLTIYINRTKKDVVVAVQKSGYAWALDRNNGNLMWFTPAGPGGITGGGTWGAATDERRVYTNIANSEAKNFTLAPSNMTTTAGGWVAMNATNGRVLWSTANPTNGPVSVANEVVIAGSTDRMGSIYAFDANNGKILWTYKTGATVYGGMSINNGCMYVGHGYNVFVSSLINNFTGGASLFAFCTVKNLRG, from the exons ATGTGGAGGACCTATATGTTGCCAGATAACAACAATAGGAGAGGAGAATATGCAGGAGCTGCTATTTGGGGAAGCAGCCCTTCCATTGATGTTAAAAGAAACCATGTCTATATTGGAACAGGGAACCTCTATTCTGCCCCATTACACATACGTCAGTGTCGAGAGAGACAAAATAATCGAACTGAACCTACTCAACCAGATGAGTGTATTGAGCCAGACAACCACTCCAATTCGATATTAGCCCTTGATTTGGATTCGGGGAAGATCAGATGGTACCGCCAGTGTGGAGGCTTCGATATATTTTTCTTAGCATGTATAAATGCTTCAGCTCCTAATTGTCCACCCCGAGGTCTTTGGCAAGATGCTGATTTTGGGGAGGCACCAATGATGTTGACCATATATATAAATCGAACCAAGAAAGATGTTGTTGTTGCGGTTCAGAAAAGTGGCTATGCATGGGCTTTAGATCGCAACAACGGCAACCTCATGTGGTTTACg CCTGCTGGGCCAGGAGGTATAACAGGAGGTGGAACATGGGGTGCAGCAACAGATGAAAGAAGGGTTTACACCAACATTGCCAATTCCGAGGCCAAAAATTTCACTCTTGCACCGTCAAACATGACTACAACCGCTGGTGGGTGGGTGGCAATGAATGCCACTAATGGTAGAGTTTTATGGTCGACGGCTAACCCTACTAATGGCCCTGTTAGTGTTGCAAATGAAGTTGTCATTGCTGGATCTACGGATAGAATGGGATCCATTTATGCTTTTGATGCCAATAATGGGAAAATTTTATGGACCTATAAAACTGGTGCCACTGTTTATGGAGGCATGTCAATCAACAATGGATGCATGTACGTGGGTCATGGTTACAATGTTTTCGTGTCGTCTCTCATCAACAACTTTACGGGTGGAGCCTCACTCTTTGCCTTTTGCACTGTTAAGAATTTACGTGGTTAA
- the LOC114394805 gene encoding general transcription and DNA repair factor IIH helicase subunit XPB1-like: protein MNPNKFRACEFLINFRERTCDKIIVFAYNLFALTEYAMKLRKPMIYVVTSHVERTKILQAFKPSKDINTIFLSKGKLEDRMAGARRSIMHFFIPLFQLIPRRCITQLRDNNF from the exons ATGAATCCTAATAAGTTTAGAGCATGTGAGTTTCTCATAAATTTCCGTGAAAGGACATGTGATAAAATTATAGTATTTGCTTATAATCTGTTTGCTCTCACTGAGTATGCTATGAAACTCCGTAAACCAATGATATATGTTGTTACAAG TCATGTTGAGAGGACAAAAATTTTGCAAGCATTCAAACCTAGCAAAGATataaatactatttttctttccaaG GGAAAGCTTGAGGATAGGATGGCAGGGGCAAGGAGGAGtataatgcatttttttattcccTTGTTTCAATTGATACCCAG GAGATGTATTACTCAACTAAGAGAcaacaatttttaa
- the LOC114397416 gene encoding uncharacterized protein LOC114397416 yields the protein DIFTSTEKTQNWLNHGGDIYNRRYASMEHKISVETFSNLSLKWEFYAGKDITATPAIFDGTLYFPCWNGDIFAVRAKYGSLVWKQNLGNLTGLSATGFVAGVNWTVARATPTIAEDDLLIVGIYGPAVVIAVKRSTGDLVWETRLDSHNSSVVTMSGTYLVCLDIKLEVFFTTF from the coding sequence GACATATTCACCTCCACAGAAAAGACACAAAACTGGTTAAACCATGGTGGGGATATATACAACAGAAGATACGCCAGCATGGAGCACAAGATCAGCGTTGAAACTTTTTCAAACCTAAGTTTGAAGTGGGAGTTCTATGCAGGCAAAGACATAACTGCAACTCCAGCGATTTTCGATGGCACACTCTACTTTCCATGTTGGAATGGGGATATTTTCGCAGTGAGAGCAAAATATGGGTCACTGGTGTGGAAGCAGAACTTGGGGAATTTAACGGGGCTAAGTGCAACAGGGTTTGTGGCAGGTGTTAACTGGACAGTGGCTAGGGCAACACCAACCATAGCAGAGGATGATCTTCTGATCGTTGGAATATATGGTCCTGCAGTAGTTATTGCTGTGAAAAGATCAACAGGAGACTTAGTTTGGGAAACACGTTTGGACAGCCATAACTCCAGCGTTGTCACCATGTCTGGAACCTACTTAGTCTGTTTGGATATAAAATTAGAAGTGTTCTTTACaactttttaa
- the LOC114396024 gene encoding uncharacterized protein LOC114396024, whose product MIVYKNHKDWLNHGGDLFNRRYAYKERMISPKTAPNLRLKWKFNAGKDISATPAIYGGTVYFPSWNGYIYAVKEADGSLVWKQNLENLTGLSATGFVRNVNWTVSRSTPTVAGDDSLLIGIYGPAVVICVNRTTGELVWKTTLDHHPAAVITMSGTYYKGDFYVGISSLEIAVPTVEECCTFRGSFTKLNARTGRMRWKTYMLPDNNNRTGEYAGASIWGSSPSIDVERNHVYTATGNLYSAPLRIRQCRERQINRTQPTQPGDECVEPDNHSDSMLALDLDSGKMKWYRQLGGLDIWTIACINPSTPNCPPQAERPDVDFGQSPMMLTTYINRTKQDIVVAVQKSGIAWALYRNNGNILWSTNAGPYGLSGGGIWGAATDVKRVYTNIANTGARNFTLAPSNVTTTAGGWVAMDASNGRILWSTANPSNRTANGPVSVANGVVFAGSADRMGSVYAIDAMNGKILWSYQTGASVYGGMSISKGCIFVGHGYGVALGPAFGLIGGTSLFAFCVRG is encoded by the exons AT GATCGTATACAAAAATCACAAGGACTGGTTAAACCATGGTGGAGATTTGTTTAACAGAAGATACGCTTACAAAGAGCGTATGATCAGCCCCAAAACAGCACCGAACCTACGGTTGAAGTGGAAATTCAATGCAGGCAAAGACATCAGTGCAACACCAGCAATATATGGTGGTACTGTTTATTTTCCAAGCTGGAATGGTTACATCTATGCAGTTAAAGAAGCCGATGGATCTCTTGTTTGGAAGCAAAACTTGGAGAATCTAACAGGACTAAGTGCAACGGGATTTGTTAGAAATGTAAATTGGACAGTGTCAAGGTCAACTCCCACAGTGGCAGGAGATGATTCACTGCTAATTGGAATCTATGGCCCTGCTGTTGTTATTTGTGTCAACAGAACAACAGGTGAGCTTGTATGGAAGACCACTTTGGATCACCATCCTGCAGCAGTCATCACCATGTCTGGAACATACTACAAAGG AGATTTCTATGTCGGAATATCTTCACTGGAAATAGCTGTACCGACTGTTGAGGAATGCTGCACATTTCGTGGAAGTTTCACAAAACTTAATGCTCGAACTGGCCGCATGCGTTGGAAGACCTATATGCTACCAGATAACAATAACAGAACAGGAGAATATGCAGGTGCTTCCATTTGGGGAAGCAGCCCTTCCATTGATGTTGAAAGAAACCATGTCTATACTGCAACTGGGAACCTCTATTCTGCCCCATTACGCATACGACAGTGTCGAGAGAGACAAATTAATCGAACTCAGCCTACCCAACCTGGAGACGAGTGTGTTGAGCCTGACAATCACTCCGATTCAATGTTAGCCCTTGATTTGGATTCTGGGAAAATGAAATGGTACCGCCAGTTAGGAGGCCTTGATATATGGACCATTGCATGTATCAATCCTTCAACTCCTAATTGTCCTCCTCAAGCTGAGCGTCCAGATGTTGATTTTGGGCAGTCACCAATGATGTTGACAACATATATAAATCGAACCAAGCAAGATATTGTTGTTGCGGTTCAGAAAAGTGGCATAGCATGGGCTTTATATCGCAATAATGGCAACATCCTTTGGAGCACG AATGCTGGTCCGTACGGGCTATCTGGAGGCGGAATATGGGGTGCAGCAACTGATGTAAAGAGAGTTTACACGAATATTGCCAATACTGGGGCAAGAAATTTCACTCTTGCACCATCAAACGTAACTACGACCGCCGGTGGGTGGGTAGCAATGGATGCCAGCAATGGCAGAATTCTATGGTCCACAGCTAACCCTAGTAACAGAACTGCTAATGGCCCTGTTAGTGTTGCAAATGGCGTTGTCTTTGCTGGATCCGCAGACAGAATGGGATCTGTATATGCAATTGATGCCATGAATGGGAAAATTTTATGGTCCTATCAAACTGGAGCCAGTGTCTATGGAGGCATGTCAATTAGCAAAGGTTGCATATTTGTTGGCCATGGATATGGTGTTGCTCTGGGGCCTGCTTTCGGCTTAATTGGTGGAACTTCACTCTTTGCCTTTTGTGTACGTGGTTAA